Proteins encoded together in one Lathyrus oleraceus cultivar Zhongwan6 chromosome 5, CAAS_Psat_ZW6_1.0, whole genome shotgun sequence window:
- the LOC127080755 gene encoding uncharacterized protein LOC127080755 — MGGSKASSTSEVGNGLPRCGCNETMKLLVSKSIENPGRKFWKCRNNMNGCGLFLWDDLVSEFAVKETNQSGCRQCEVNKAYLIEFAKEIVEEIDCRVGKLNKLEKLKKKIAMEKRKNLWLMFVIGLSWMLIAAMVKLV, encoded by the exons ATGGGTGGCAGCAAGGCATCTTCCACGAGTGAAGTTGGAAACGGCTTACCAAGATGTGGATGCAATGAAACCATGAAGTTGTTGGTCTCCAAGTCAATTGAAAACCCCGGTCGCAAATTTTGGAAATGCAGGAATAATATG AATGGGTGCGGTTTATTTTTGTGGGATGATTTGGTCAGTGAGTTTGCAGTGAAAGAAACCAATCAGTCCGGATGCCGCCAATGTGAAGTCAACAAGGcttatttgattgaatttgcTAAAGAGATTGTTGAGGAGATAGATTGCAGAGTCGGAAAGCTTAACAAGTTAGAAAAACTGAAGAAAAAGATTGCAATGGAAAAGAGGAAAAATTTATGGTTAATGTTTGTAATTGGTCTGTCATGGATGTTGATAGCAGCTATGGTTAAGTTAGTCTAA